The following are from one region of the Cloacibacterium normanense genome:
- the pruA gene encoding L-glutamate gamma-semialdehyde dehydrogenase, with translation MSFAISQVPTPKNEPVRSYAPGSAEIKSLIATYQKMWSEEVEIPMVIDGKEVKTGEKVSLHSPQDHQHTLGYYHKGNKQHVDDAINSCLKARAEWANLPWEQRASIFLKAADLLAGPYRDKINAATMIGQSKNAMQAEIDSACEAIDFLRFNVQFMTELYSEQPVSDAGIWNRAEYRPLEGFTYAITPFNFTAISLNLPTSMAMMGNVVVWKPSATQIYSAKVIMDVLIEAGLPAGVINMVFSGGAETSKQILEHPDFSGIHFTGSTEVFQSLWRQIGENIHKYKTYPRIVGETGGKDFVVAHPSAVPSQVATALVRGAFEYQGQKCSAASRAYVPQSLWGEVKRIMGEQLAEIKMGSPEDPSNFVNAVIDKASFEKCKGYIERAQNANDAEVIFGGGCDDSKGWFVQPTVIQAKNPHYESMEEEIFGPILTIYVYEDQDWKATLQLVDETSPYALTGAVFAQDRYAINEATKALENAAGNFYINDKPTGAVVGQQPFGGARASGTNDKAGSKMNLLRWVSARSIKENFLSPTDYKYPFLG, from the coding sequence ATGTCATTCGCAATTTCGCAAGTTCCTACTCCTAAAAACGAACCTGTAAGAAGCTATGCTCCTGGTTCTGCAGAAATTAAATCCCTGATTGCTACTTACCAAAAAATGTGGTCAGAAGAAGTAGAAATCCCTATGGTTATTGACGGAAAAGAAGTGAAAACTGGTGAAAAGGTATCACTACACTCTCCTCAAGATCATCAACACACGTTAGGATATTACCACAAAGGAAATAAACAACATGTAGATGATGCCATCAATTCATGTCTGAAAGCAAGAGCAGAATGGGCTAATTTACCATGGGAGCAACGTGCTTCAATTTTCTTAAAAGCGGCTGATTTATTGGCTGGTCCTTACAGAGATAAAATCAACGCTGCTACGATGATTGGTCAAAGTAAAAATGCAATGCAGGCAGAAATAGATTCAGCTTGTGAAGCGATAGATTTCTTACGTTTTAACGTGCAATTTATGACGGAATTATATTCTGAACAACCGGTTTCTGATGCAGGTATCTGGAACAGAGCAGAATATAGACCATTAGAAGGTTTTACGTATGCGATTACGCCATTTAACTTTACCGCAATTTCTCTTAACTTGCCAACTTCTATGGCGATGATGGGAAATGTAGTGGTTTGGAAACCATCTGCTACACAGATTTATTCTGCTAAGGTTATTATGGATGTATTGATAGAAGCGGGTTTACCAGCAGGTGTTATCAACATGGTTTTCTCTGGTGGTGCAGAAACTTCTAAGCAAATTCTAGAACACCCAGATTTCTCTGGAATCCATTTTACAGGTTCTACAGAAGTTTTCCAATCGTTATGGAGACAAATCGGCGAAAATATTCATAAATATAAAACTTACCCTAGAATTGTAGGAGAAACTGGCGGTAAAGACTTTGTAGTAGCCCATCCTTCTGCTGTTCCTAGTCAAGTTGCTACTGCTTTGGTAAGAGGTGCTTTCGAATATCAAGGTCAAAAATGTTCTGCTGCTTCTAGAGCTTACGTTCCGCAATCACTTTGGGGAGAAGTAAAAAGAATTATGGGAGAACAATTGGCTGAAATTAAAATGGGAAGTCCAGAAGATCCTTCTAATTTCGTAAATGCGGTAATTGATAAAGCTTCATTTGAAAAATGCAAAGGCTACATCGAAAGAGCTCAAAATGCGAATGATGCAGAAGTAATCTTCGGTGGTGGTTGTGATGACAGCAAAGGTTGGTTTGTACAACCTACCGTTATTCAAGCCAAAAATCCTCACTACGAAAGTATGGAAGAAGAAATCTTTGGCCCAATTCTTACCATTTATGTATATGAAGACCAAGATTGGAAAGCTACGCTACAATTAGTAGATGAAACTTCTCCTTATGCATTAACAGGCGCTGTATTTGCTCAAGACAGATATGCGATTAACGAGGCGACTAAAGCCTTAGAAAATGCAGCTGGAAACTTCTACATCAATGATAAACCGACAGGTGCTGTAGTTGGTCAACAACCTTTTGGTGGAGCGAGAGCTTCTGGAACCAATGACAAAGCAGGTTCTAAAATGAATCTTCTTCGTTGGGTTTCTGCAAGAAGTATCAAAGAAAACTTCTTATCTCCTACCGATTACAAGTATCCGTTCTTAGGTTAA
- a CDS encoding lipocalin family protein, with the protein MKIIKGIAIMAVVATIFTSCVGIPDGVTAVQNFNKDKYLGKWYEIARFDFRFERNLDNTTAQYSINPDGSIKVLNQGYNYVKKEWDSAEGKAKFVGSESEARLKVSFFGPFYGGYNVVDIDENYQNALIYGNSTEYMWILSRTKTIDEATKKRFIEKAKKDGFDVSKLIWVNHNKD; encoded by the coding sequence ATGAAAATCATAAAAGGAATTGCCATCATGGCAGTAGTAGCCACCATTTTTACTTCATGTGTAGGAATTCCAGATGGAGTAACGGCGGTACAAAACTTTAACAAAGACAAATATCTAGGCAAATGGTATGAAATCGCTAGGTTTGATTTCCGTTTTGAAAGAAATTTAGACAATACTACAGCGCAATATTCTATCAATCCAGATGGAAGCATCAAAGTACTGAACCAAGGCTACAACTATGTAAAAAAAGAATGGGATTCTGCCGAAGGAAAAGCTAAATTTGTAGGCTCTGAATCTGAAGCGAGACTCAAAGTTTCTTTCTTTGGCCCATTTTATGGCGGATATAACGTAGTAGATATTGACGAAAATTATCAGAATGCTTTGATTTATGGTAATTCTACAGAATACATGTGGATTCTATCAAGAACGAAGACCATAGACGAAGCCACCAAAAAAAGATTCATTGAAAAAGCCAAAAAAGACGGTTTCGATGTTTCAAAACTCATCTGGGTAAATCACAACAAAGACTAA
- a CDS encoding NAD(P)/FAD-dependent oxidoreductase, producing MRLRTFESFWLLKNGLLYTYPTLQKNIKTEILVIGGGITGALISDALMDAGYEVTLIDRRDIGQGSTSATTSMLQYEIDEPLKDLAKKIGEEAAALCYQEGITAIQDLEQLVKTKKLNCGFQMKKSLYIAHNKTAAKELYQEFEIRKKHQLGVKWLEPDAIKKTYGIVSQGGILSDTAASVDAYQMAHELIAFNVKRGMKVFDQTEIKSIQDQGKFPKVITQENYTINAQKIVFCTGFESLNLLKEKVADLIYTYATVSEPTQTYNKRLEKILIWDTQDPYLYMRTTDDGRFLVGGEDSVYVDTILQQNIKEEKSKMLIKKLKKTLPDLDFIEDISWGGIFGTTKDGLPYIGESPEYKNCLFCLGFGGNGITFSAQGRKIIVDLLQKKENTLAQYYRFGR from the coding sequence ATGAGACTAAGAACCTTTGAATCTTTTTGGCTGCTCAAAAACGGCTTACTCTACACCTATCCTACTTTACAAAAAAATATAAAAACAGAAATTTTGGTGATTGGTGGCGGTATTACTGGCGCTCTAATTTCTGATGCATTAATGGATGCAGGTTATGAAGTAACTCTCATCGACAGACGAGACATCGGACAAGGAAGCACGAGTGCTACTACCAGCATGTTGCAATACGAAATAGATGAACCATTAAAAGATTTAGCAAAGAAAATTGGCGAAGAAGCTGCTGCACTTTGTTATCAAGAAGGCATCACTGCTATTCAAGATTTAGAACAATTGGTGAAAACCAAAAAATTAAATTGTGGTTTCCAAATGAAGAAATCCCTTTATATTGCGCACAATAAAACCGCTGCAAAAGAACTTTATCAGGAATTTGAAATTAGAAAAAAACATCAACTGGGCGTAAAATGGTTAGAGCCAGATGCCATTAAAAAAACTTATGGTATTGTTTCTCAGGGTGGCATTCTAAGTGATACTGCAGCCAGTGTAGATGCATATCAAATGGCGCATGAACTTATCGCTTTTAATGTAAAAAGAGGGATGAAAGTTTTTGACCAAACCGAAATTAAAAGCATTCAAGATCAAGGTAAATTTCCGAAAGTCATTACTCAAGAAAATTATACCATCAATGCTCAAAAAATAGTTTTCTGCACTGGTTTTGAATCTTTGAATTTACTCAAAGAAAAAGTTGCCGATTTGATTTATACTTACGCAACCGTGAGTGAACCCACGCAGACCTATAATAAACGTCTAGAAAAGATTTTGATTTGGGACACGCAAGATCCTTATCTGTATATGAGAACTACGGATGATGGTAGATTTTTAGTTGGCGGCGAAGATTCTGTGTATGTAGACACCATACTTCAACAAAATATTAAAGAAGAAAAAAGCAAAATGCTCATTAAAAAACTCAAGAAAACCTTACCCGATTTAGACTTCATCGAAGATATTTCTTGGGGTGGAATTTTCGGAACCACCAAAGATGGTTTGCCTTATATTGGGGAATCTCCAGAATACAAAAACTGTTTGTTTTGCTTAGGTTTTGGTGGAAATGGAATTACCTTTTCTGCACAAGGAAGAAAAATTATCGTTGACCTTTTACAAAAAAAAGAAAATACTTTAGCCCAATATTATCGATTTGGGAGATAG
- a CDS encoding phosphatidate cytidylyltransferase — translation MKKYILSTVALFLLTLLTSCEAVETVFKAGMYWGFFLIAFVVVVIFWLFSRGKK, via the coding sequence ATGAAAAAGTATATCTTATCCACCGTAGCTTTATTTTTATTGACCTTATTGACGAGTTGTGAAGCGGTAGAAACCGTTTTCAAAGCAGGAATGTATTGGGGATTTTTCTTAATTGCCTTTGTGGTAGTTGTTATATTTTGGCTATTCTCAAGAGGAAAGAAATAA
- a CDS encoding Dps family protein, whose protein sequence is MKVDIGISAANLKKVCDNLNVVLADGNVLYLKLRKFHWNLKGPDFMQFHRLFEEQYEAIEKAIDEVAERISTLGGMAVGTTIEFAELSKLKESPGKCPSPLEMAKELLQDHESIVKSLRTSIDDCEEKYEDKGTADFLTGLMQDHEKMAWQLRQYFV, encoded by the coding sequence ATGAAAGTAGACATCGGCATCAGTGCCGCAAACCTCAAGAAAGTATGTGATAACCTAAACGTTGTTTTAGCAGATGGCAATGTGTTATACTTAAAACTCAGAAAATTTCATTGGAATCTGAAAGGACCAGACTTCATGCAATTTCACCGCCTCTTCGAAGAACAGTATGAGGCAATAGAAAAAGCCATTGATGAAGTAGCCGAACGCATCTCTACGCTTGGCGGAATGGCAGTAGGTACTACTATAGAGTTTGCAGAACTCTCAAAGCTAAAAGAAAGTCCCGGAAAATGCCCATCTCCTCTGGAAATGGCAAAAGAACTTTTGCAAGACCATGAGAGTATTGTAAAATCTCTCAGAACTTCCATAGACGACTGTGAAGAAAAATATGAAGACAAAGGAACCGCAGATTTTTTAACCGGGTTAATGCAAGACCATGAAAAAATGGCTTGGCAACTTAGACAATATTTCGTTTAA
- a CDS encoding IS3 family transposase, whose amino-acid sequence MKEFYPKLGIGFLCRLFGKTRHAYYDGLWRKENSLIKEDIILQEVRTIRRDLPQVGTRKLHYMLQNQLKSHAISFGRDYLFDLLAAHQLLIRKRKRKVITTDSRHWMRKYSNLIKGMVINRPEQVWVSDITYIRLTHQWGYLSLITDAYSRKIMGYSFRQDLSAEGCIDALKMALHNRLYHHPLIHHSDRGSQYCSQNYVDLLLKNNIAISMTENGNPYENALAERVNGIIKKEFNLYTSALGFEQTKRQVNASILSYNQLRPHASCDYLTPHQAHLKSEQLKKRWKKYNKKFNDKKTMV is encoded by the coding sequence ATGAAAGAATTCTATCCTAAATTGGGAATAGGGTTCTTGTGTAGATTGTTTGGCAAAACAAGACATGCCTATTACGATGGGCTTTGGCGAAAAGAAAACAGTCTGATAAAAGAAGACATAATCCTTCAAGAAGTTCGTACTATTCGTCGGGATCTGCCACAAGTAGGGACCCGTAAACTACACTATATGCTTCAAAATCAACTAAAATCTCATGCCATCAGTTTTGGCAGAGACTATTTATTTGATTTATTGGCAGCGCATCAATTGTTGATTAGAAAACGGAAACGTAAAGTCATAACAACAGATTCAAGACATTGGATGCGAAAATACAGTAATCTCATCAAAGGAATGGTCATAAATCGGCCAGAACAAGTATGGGTAAGTGATATTACCTATATCCGATTAACCCATCAATGGGGCTATTTGAGTTTAATTACCGATGCCTATTCTCGAAAAATTATGGGCTACAGTTTTCGTCAAGACCTATCGGCAGAAGGATGTATTGATGCTTTGAAAATGGCACTTCATAATCGATTGTATCATCATCCTCTCATACATCATTCCGATAGAGGTTCGCAATACTGTTCCCAGAATTATGTAGATTTATTATTAAAAAATAATATTGCCATCAGTATGACAGAAAATGGTAATCCTTATGAAAACGCATTAGCAGAAAGAGTAAATGGCATTATAAAGAAAGAATTTAATCTTTATACAAGCGCATTAGGTTTTGAACAAACGAAGAGACAGGTGAATGCAAGCATTTTGTCATATAACCAACTCAGGCCTCATGCAAGTTGTGATTATTTAACCCCTCATCAAGCCCATCTAAAATCTGAACAATTAAAGAAAAGATGGAAAAAATACAATAAAAAATTTAATGATAAAAAAACAATGGTATAG
- a CDS encoding helix-turn-helix domain-containing protein, which produces MQSKEERFLARESKQSHYDKRLKKQIVQEVESGLPRKEAIRLYNLGQSTLDSWMRDFGSPNYLENLKRRTYTGLEKRTIVTAIEQGLLTIQEAKIAYNIKTDKVIRNWITQYKSEKVELCIGNSSIMGNKTTPRKEPEKESLEKALKEAELKIKALNTLIDVAEEQLKIDIRKKSGAKQS; this is translated from the coding sequence ATGCAATCAAAAGAAGAGAGATTTTTAGCTCGCGAGAGTAAACAGAGTCATTACGACAAACGATTAAAAAAACAAATTGTTCAAGAGGTAGAATCAGGATTACCGAGAAAGGAGGCGATTCGGCTCTATAATTTAGGCCAATCCACCTTAGATAGTTGGATGCGAGATTTTGGTTCGCCTAACTACCTAGAAAATTTGAAACGTCGAACGTACACAGGACTAGAAAAACGTACAATAGTTACAGCGATAGAACAAGGTCTATTAACGATACAAGAAGCCAAGATAGCCTATAACATAAAGACAGACAAAGTAATTCGTAATTGGATAACACAGTACAAATCAGAAAAAGTCGAACTTTGTATTGGAAATAGTTCTATAATGGGAAATAAAACCACACCTAGGAAAGAACCAGAAAAAGAGTCTTTGGAGAAAGCATTAAAAGAAGCGGAGCTTAAAATTAAAGCCCTCAATACGCTTATTGATGTAGCCGAAGAACAGCTCAAAATAGATATTAGAAAAAAGTCTGGTGCCAAGCAGTCATAA
- a CDS encoding Na+/H+ antiporter NhaC family protein: MNHTKANFLSLLPFLIFVGTFLGAGIVLQDFYALPSPIAVSIGIIAAFAMSRLPHQEKIKTFLHGCGESSVLTMCIIYLLAGAFSTVAQVSGSVDAVVNIGLTYISADYYALGIFLLASFLSLSSGTSVGAIVALGPIAIQLAQKSGADLNLIGASLLGGAMFGDNLSVISDTTIAAAQTLGSSMKDKFRTNFYLAAPAVVLTVVILLFIGFSNPVAPITYTPTPISWELIFPYLVVLVLAFLGLDVFLVLVIGIFLAGAIGLWQGNLTWLSFAKASYEGFTSMTEIFLLSLLTGGLAALVEKAGGIQYLLNKIEAKISSAKSAQLGAGLITGLVNLCIANNTVSILISGKVLRPISERFEVPARKMASVIDIFACIVQGLLPYGAQVLLIIGYSKNKINYVDMLSHSYYLGLLLVMVLGSMFLGKSRNKVPSIGSGIC; encoded by the coding sequence ATGAACCATACAAAAGCAAATTTTCTCAGTTTACTTCCTTTTTTAATTTTCGTAGGTACATTTTTAGGTGCCGGAATCGTTTTGCAAGATTTTTATGCCTTGCCATCGCCTATTGCCGTGAGTATCGGTATTATTGCCGCCTTTGCCATGTCTAGGTTGCCTCATCAAGAAAAAATCAAAACTTTCTTACACGGTTGTGGAGAATCCAGTGTACTCACCATGTGTATTATTTATCTTTTGGCAGGGGCTTTTTCTACCGTAGCACAAGTTTCGGGGAGTGTAGATGCGGTGGTGAATATCGGTTTAACCTATATCTCTGCAGATTATTATGCTCTAGGGATTTTCCTTTTGGCCTCATTTCTTTCCTTGTCTTCTGGAACCTCGGTTGGCGCTATTGTCGCATTAGGGCCTATCGCGATACAGTTGGCTCAAAAAAGTGGAGCAGACCTTAACCTGATTGGGGCAAGTCTTTTGGGTGGTGCCATGTTTGGCGACAATCTTTCGGTGATTTCTGATACTACCATTGCAGCAGCTCAAACGTTGGGCAGCAGCATGAAAGATAAGTTCAGAACCAATTTTTATTTGGCTGCCCCTGCAGTAGTATTGACGGTGGTGATCTTACTTTTTATAGGTTTCAGCAATCCTGTGGCGCCTATTACTTACACTCCAACTCCAATTTCTTGGGAACTTATTTTCCCCTATTTGGTGGTTTTGGTTTTAGCCTTTTTAGGGTTAGATGTATTTCTTGTTTTGGTGATTGGGATATTTTTAGCGGGAGCCATTGGTTTGTGGCAAGGCAACCTTACGTGGTTGAGTTTTGCCAAAGCCAGTTATGAAGGCTTCACGTCTATGACCGAAATTTTCCTATTGTCTTTGCTTACAGGTGGTTTGGCTGCCTTAGTAGAAAAAGCAGGGGGGATTCAATATTTATTGAATAAAATAGAAGCTAAGATTAGCTCAGCCAAATCTGCACAATTGGGAGCAGGTTTGATTACAGGTTTGGTAAATCTCTGTATTGCCAATAATACGGTGTCGATTTTAATCTCTGGGAAAGTGTTGAGACCTATTTCTGAACGTTTTGAAGTTCCTGCCCGAAAGATGGCTTCTGTGATTGATATTTTTGCGTGTATCGTTCAAGGGTTACTTCCTTATGGCGCTCAGGTTTTATTGATTATCGGATACAGTAAAAATAAAATCAATTATGTGGATATGCTCTCGCATTCTTATTATTTAGGGCTTTTATTGGTGATGGTATTGGGTTCTATGTTTTTGGGAAAGTCAAGGAATAAGGTGCCTTCGATAGGCTCAGGTATTTGTTGA
- a CDS encoding DUF6266 family protein, protein MAEIKKGILGGFSGKVGPVVGANWRGKDIIRSTPKSSSRPKTDKQILQQLKFKTTITFLHPLRNIQNRFFGTDAGAKSKVNLAASYFINNAIEIVDGLPAVIYNKVLITRGDLTGFQNVEAQAATGGVINLTWEDNGLQGNALATDKVSVVCYFEAVSAFEIFEGVAFRSDAEASITLHSSYQGMEAQVYAFIANEAETQACNSVYLGLVTLG, encoded by the coding sequence ATGGCAGAAATTAAAAAAGGAATCCTTGGTGGATTTTCCGGAAAAGTAGGGCCCGTAGTTGGAGCCAATTGGCGCGGTAAAGACATTATCCGCAGTACCCCAAAATCTTCTTCGAGACCGAAGACGGATAAGCAAATTTTGCAACAACTGAAGTTTAAAACTACTATCACGTTTTTGCACCCTTTGCGCAATATCCAAAATCGGTTTTTTGGAACAGATGCGGGAGCAAAATCTAAGGTAAACTTAGCTGCTTCTTATTTCATTAACAATGCAATAGAAATAGTAGATGGTTTACCCGCAGTAATCTATAATAAAGTGCTCATCACTAGAGGAGACCTTACAGGTTTTCAAAATGTGGAAGCACAAGCTGCAACAGGTGGCGTGATAAATCTCACTTGGGAAGATAATGGATTACAAGGCAACGCTTTAGCCACCGACAAAGTAAGTGTGGTATGTTATTTTGAGGCGGTCTCTGCATTTGAGATTTTTGAAGGTGTGGCGTTCCGCAGTGATGCAGAAGCCAGCATTACGCTCCACAGCTCCTATCAAGGTATGGAAGCGCAAGTCTACGCTTTTATCGCTAACGAAGCCGAAACACAAGCCTGCAACAGTGTCTATCTGGGCTTAGTAACCTTAGGGTAA
- a CDS encoding DNA adenine methylase, producing the protein MIAKPFLKWAGGKTQLIEQIKDGLPKSINNKKFTYIEPFVGSGAVLFWMINNFPKMEKAIINDINEDLINTYKTIASNPKELISVLEIFQNEYHSFLNDEEKKKEYFYDKRIIYNARNENNIYQAALFIFLNRTCFNGLYRVNRNNEFNVPIGSYKKPTICDSDNILAVSEALQKVEILSGDYEQTLDYAAKNSFFYFDPPYKPLSNTSSFNSYAKDEFNDAEQIRLRDFCTKLEQKGHKWMLSNSDVKGKNPEDNFFDELYAKFKIERVKAKRIINANSAKRGALNELLITNYKHEQTHNLVES; encoded by the coding sequence ATGATAGCAAAACCTTTTTTAAAATGGGCAGGAGGAAAGACGCAGTTGATAGAACAAATAAAAGATGGTCTTCCAAAAAGTATTAACAATAAAAAATTTACTTATATAGAACCATTTGTTGGAAGTGGTGCAGTTTTATTTTGGATGATTAATAACTTTCCAAAAATGGAAAAAGCTATTATTAATGATATTAATGAAGACTTGATTAACACCTATAAAACAATAGCTTCTAACCCTAAAGAATTAATTTCTGTCTTAGAAATTTTTCAAAATGAATATCATTCTTTTTTGAATGACGAAGAAAAGAAGAAAGAATATTTTTATGATAAAAGAATAATTTATAATGCTAGAAATGAAAATAACATTTATCAAGCTGCATTGTTTATTTTTTTAAATAGAACTTGTTTTAATGGATTGTATAGAGTTAATAGAAATAACGAATTCAATGTGCCAATAGGAAGTTATAAAAAACCGACAATTTGTGATAGTGACAATATTTTGGCAGTAAGTGAAGCGTTGCAAAAAGTGGAAATTTTAAGTGGAGATTATGAGCAAACTCTAGATTATGCTGCTAAAAATAGTTTTTTTTATTTTGATCCTCCTTATAAACCATTGAGTAATACTTCTAGTTTTAATTCTTATGCAAAAGATGAATTTAATGATGCTGAACAAATACGATTAAGAGATTTTTGTACTAAACTAGAACAAAAAGGGCATAAATGGATGTTGAGCAACTCAGATGTTAAAGGGAAAAATCCTGAAGATAACTTCTTTGATGAACTTTATGCAAAATTTAAAATTGAAAGAGTTAAAGCAAAAAGAATTATAAATGCCAACTCCGCAAAAAGAGGAGCATTAAATGAACTACTAATAACTAATTATAAACATGAACAAACTCACAACCTTGTTGAATCTTGA
- a CDS encoding type II restriction endonuclease, producing MNKLTTLLNLESDDELFKLITSTFKEKITQWDYFVDWNKVFRNITPIEKELNLLNVLIGKENIEEEAFALIKEYPQVLRAFPTLIAIRENSIDILIETKNFIYKRFSFTNSLLTDEDCEEAVEFLMKSGIGELLRDKKIKNLVDYATGVEVGLDSNGRKNRGGTLMESLVEDFVAETCNELNIGYMAQATASKIKRDWNIDVKVDKSSRIIDFAINKNGKLYFIECNFYGGGGSKLKSTATEYVEMNKFWTEQGIEFIWITDGAGWKSTLKPLREYFDKTDYLLNLEMLKKYFLNIIKN from the coding sequence ATGAACAAACTCACAACCTTGTTGAATCTTGAGAGTGATGATGAACTTTTTAAACTCATAACATCTACCTTTAAAGAAAAAATTACGCAATGGGATTATTTTGTAGACTGGAACAAAGTTTTTAGAAATATTACCCCTATTGAAAAAGAGCTTAATCTTCTTAATGTACTTATAGGAAAAGAAAATATAGAGGAAGAAGCTTTTGCGCTTATCAAAGAATATCCTCAGGTTCTTAGAGCTTTTCCTACGCTTATTGCCATTAGAGAAAATTCTATTGACATTCTTATAGAAACCAAAAATTTTATTTATAAAAGATTTTCTTTTACCAATAGTCTTCTCACTGATGAAGATTGCGAAGAAGCAGTAGAGTTTCTGATGAAATCTGGTATTGGAGAACTGTTAAGAGATAAAAAAATTAAAAATCTAGTAGATTACGCTACTGGTGTAGAAGTAGGTCTAGATAGTAATGGTAGAAAGAATAGAGGTGGTACGCTCATGGAAAGTTTGGTGGAGGATTTTGTGGCAGAAACTTGTAATGAACTGAATATTGGTTATATGGCACAAGCCACAGCAAGTAAAATAAAACGTGACTGGAACATTGATGTGAAGGTAGATAAATCTTCTAGAATTATAGATTTTGCAATTAACAAAAACGGGAAACTTTATTTTATAGAATGTAATTTTTATGGAGGTGGCGGTTCTAAACTGAAATCTACCGCAACAGAATATGTAGAAATGAATAAATTCTGGACAGAGCAAGGAATAGAATTTATCTGGATAACTGATGGTGCAGGTTGGAAAAGTACGCTGAAACCTTTAAGAGAATATTTTGATAAGACTGATTATTTATTGAATCTAGAGATGTTGAAGAAATATTTTTTAAACATTATTAAGAATTAA